The DNA sequence CTTTGAGTACTACAAGAAATTCTGCCAGGACGGCGTGACAAACAAGATGGTGAGTTTAAAGCTGCGATGCGTCTTTCTAATGTCTCGATTCCCTCACTTTGTTTTGATCATCCACGTATACTGTGTTTCAGGGTATTCCAGAAATCCTCCGGTTAGACCTCTGTCCTGCCATGCTGATGCCGAGCAAGCCCTGTGAGTGGGATCCCACGAAACACATCATCTAAAGCTTACGATAGAacaagaaaagtaaaataacatttaatatgAACAGCAGGTTAagattaaatatgataaaatcaTTCAGTAAAGAGCTTTTCATTAAATACACAAGAGTATAGGGGGATGTTGTGGATCTGTACTCACCCAGTGTCTCTATAAAAAGCTGTAATTTCTCCCACTCGTCCTCCAGTCACACGCAGGTGTTTCCCAGCCTTGGGTCAGAAGGGCGAGGTGATAACTGTGGGAAACAGCTCCCACTTCGACGATGGAAGTGGGAAAATTCGAGATGCCAAGGACCTGTTGGACGGAGTCAAGTGAGTCCATCTCTGCAGTTATTGTGACACGACTGCTTCGAGTGTCACGGCGTGAAATGAGCGTTGACCCGTCTGAACCTGCCACTTTCTATTTTTACAAATATCGCTTAGAGGAATTTCACGGTGCTCGAGCTGATAAACACAAGAATCTCTCTGCAGGAACGCCACCGTGGTTATTGAGGCTCGTCAGGTGGTCATGAAGATCTTTGAGGATTACACACAGTCCTGGTACTGGATTCTCATGTAAGACGCTCACTTTGATCCAGTTGTTTGAACAGAAAGAACATGGGCTGGTGTTACTGctccctctcaccctccctTCTCacgccccctcctctctctctctctctccagaggCTTGGTTATTGCCATGCTCCTCAGCctgctcttcatcatcctcctgcGCTTCCTGGCCGGGATCATGGTCTGGGTCATGATTGTGTTGGTGATACTGGTGATAGGATACGGTAAGAACAGTAGATCATCGTTATCTCTGCCATGCTCGGGGAGCCTGTTCCAAAAAGGTGGTTCAGCAAACCTTCCAACTTGAGAATGCTGAGACAGGAATTCAAAGAAGTCTCTGTAAGAGTTTCCACTCAAACTAATCCTCAATCTGCACGTCTTCgagctgtgggaggaagccagaggacctggagaaaacccagaGCAAGCCaaatccacacagaaagaccccgggGCTGAACCGGCAACCTTGTcattacagtttaaaaaaacaaacaatatctcTGTTTGGTGCTCAGGTATCTTCCACTGCTCCATGGAGTACGTTGCCCTGAAGGGAGAGCCAGGCTCTAACGTGACCCTCCAGGATCTGGGCTTCCAGACGGACTTCACCGTCTACCTGCAGATCAGACAGACCTGGCTGGCCTTCAGTCAGTGcacagcacatttcacacacaccaacacgtTGCTGTAAAATGAAGACCTCCACATGATCCCTCCCTCTGTCGTTCTACTTCTTCAGTCATTATCCTGGCCATTGTGGAAGTCATCATCATCCTGCTGCTCATCTTCCTCAGGAAAAGGATCCTCATCGCCATCGCTCTCATCAAAGAAGCCAGCAGGTCAGATGGGGGATAAGATtcgttttctgtttttgattgtgttgtgtgtgaccACCAGTGacactgttgtgtttacagagcCATTGGTCACGTGATGTGTTCCCTCTTCTACCCgctcttcaccttcctcctcctggccATCGTCATCGCCTACTGGGCCGTCACTGCTGTGTATCCTTTCTCTTATCAGGAGGAATCTagagttttgtatttattgtcaaAATGTCCCAGTGATCGTGATCCTTGACAGAACTGATCAGTTTCCTGTCTACCTCAAACGAACCCATCTACAAAGTTTTCAACGAGACGGCGTGTGAACACACGAGGACAATTTGTGAGCCGGCCGTAAGTTTCTAATTTTACAGCATctttatagatttattttcttgcacatttatgtttacatcatTAAATCTCCTGTGTAAACAATCTCTCCGTCCAACCTGCTCAGAACTACTCGACCAGTTCGATGAAAACCCAGTGTCCCGACTCCCAGTGCCTCTTTGCGTTTTACGGCGGGGAGACGATTTACCACAAATACCTGATCGTCCTTCAGTTCTACaacgtcttcctcttcttctggtGCGCCAACTTCGTCATCGGCCTGGGACAGATGACGCTCGCCGGAGCCTTTTCCTCGTACTACTGGGCCTCGGTGAAGCCGGACGACATGCCGGCCTTCCCGGTGTTCTCCTCCCTCGGGAGAtctctcaggtgtgtgtgtggaggaagcTGTGGTTCACTTACACttatctttctttgtttctttatttatctttatagTCTTTCTTCCTGTCATTATGTATTAATGTCTTTTcgttcatttattttattactttagtTCGTTCCTTACTGAGCCGTTGTGTCTTTGCCTCGTTCCAGGTATCACACTGGAAGTCTGGCGTTCGgctctctcattctctccatCATTCAGATCATCCGGGTTTTCCTGGAGTATCTGGACCACAAGCTCAAAGGTGTTTAACTTTTTCTGGATCAACATTAattaatcaaaacacaaaacttaGTTTGTACAACGTCAGTGACGGAAATGAGCTGCAGTTTTATTGCACCATGTTTCCCTCTGGAGGTTTATTTATTGAAGAGTAACGATTTGAAAAACTCCTTATTCAAGTAACTGTCTCTTTATTcctttatatttgtgtttggttATAACTTTGAAAACTTGTTTGTtccactgtttttttaaatgctcacTTATCATTGACTCGTTCACAGGAACCCACAATAAGTTCACCAAGTTCCTGTTGTGCTGTCTGAAGTGCTGCTTCTGGTGTCTGGAGAAATGCATCAAGTTCCTCAACAGAAATGCCTACAtcatggtgtgtgtctgtttatctgtATTTCATTGAACTCCGCCCTCTTCATAAAAACTGATCCACACTGTGATGTCCATAATGTGGCAATATTCCGATGTAATGAGTCCATTTCGTCTCTAGGTGGCAATTTACGGCAAAAACTTCTGTGCCTCAGCCAAAGAtgccttcttcctcctcatgaGGAACATGATCAGGTGAGTGTTACTGTATAAgtttacacaaaacaaatataatgtgtgtaatttgtgtaacaatctcattttattttttaataaagagTGGCTGTCTTGGATAAAGTGACagatttcctcctgtttttggGCAAACTGCTCATCGTTGGACTCGTGGGTGAGTTTGGTTATTTCCTCCTCGTTCCTAATGCCGACTGGAGGAGGATCCGTTGTCTGACGAGAGCTTTGCTTCCCCAGGGGTCTttgccttcttcttcttctctgggaGAGTGGCGGCCTTTGAGAACACAGCACCCAATCTCCACTATTACTGGGTGCCCATCCTGGTGAGTCATACAGTCCCTTTTTGTTCTATTGCTGTAAATTCCAGTTTTCCCAGCTTTGTTTTGGTTCTGATGCGTGTTGGTATTGTTCGTGTCCTCCCCAGACTGTGGTGGTCGGCTCGTACCTCATCGCCAACGGCTTCTTCAGCGTGTACGCCATGTGTGTGGACActctgttcctctgtttctGTGAGTAGCCCCACTCAGCAGTTCTAACACATAATCTGCACCAGTGTCTACACTGGTTTACACATGAGAACCAACATGTCAGACGAGCTGTGTTGAAGAAAGGGACGGATCAGTCACTGATGGAAGTTTAACAATGACTCAGAGCTTTTCTCACTTCATGAATCCTCACTTTGCTTTCGGTGATGGTGCTGTCTCTAATTTCTAAAAATTGCATGAATGTGGTTTCTCAGAATTTCGCcaccatttcaaaataacagCCTGTGGCTTTACAGTGAGTTAAACTGGGCAACGGCTGCTGCTTGGTTTCAAGCTGAATCTATTTACAATCTAAAGTGCTTATCGGTGCCTTTGCTTGCTTACCTtttgactttctctctctttttgtctcgCCCTTCCTTTTCTCACTTCCCACAATtcacctcccctccccctttccccccccccactggccCTTTTTATATACTAACCTTCTGTTCCACCCATTAACACGTACGAATACACACACTCGCGCACGATAAGGCGAAGACCTGGAGCGCAATGACGGGTCAGCCGCGAGGCCTTATTACATGTCGTCAACCCTTCACGAGATTCTGTGGAAGAACAAGGCCGAGGATCCGCCCTCGTCTTCGTCTCTGCAACGAGACGAAGAAGACGTCCAGATGACAGAGCGGCACACTAAAGAGGAGGACGCTGCTTCTTAGAGGAGTTCTCATAGAATGATTGTTCACGGAAAACCCGACACCTTTTCAAACGGCTGTAGTTGAACCCTGAAATGTTAGAGGAGCTGGTACTTTGTTGTTGCCCAATGgggaaaaattaaaaatgttgcaCTAAACCCAATCATCCCATCGAGGCAGATTGTGGTGACGCTACAGAAGACGATGCCTTAAAGTGGCCGGGTTCGTTCACAACTGACTGGTTCCCTTTAACTTTACTGTCCTTCAACACGAGGAAACGTTGGACATGAGATGttatgaatattgttttttcCTGATTGACTATTCACTAGTCTCCAGACAGTATTTGTCCAATCAGAGCTGAGCAACCGTAACCAGGCGCTGCTGGTCTGTGAAGCTGCTGGTTTCTAAACGTGGTGAAGCTGTGTGGCAGCAAAATgttgaaagatttaaaaaaattgaaaaagaaaagcttgaaGTGATTTAGCGAATGGTCAATCGGACGTCAAGCATGTCTCCTGAAAGGAGCTCTTTAAAGTGTACGTGTGAATATTACACATTCTCAACCTGCTGCATGAAGTGATGACGTGATGGTTTCCTACTGGGACGCGATTAAGTGGATTAGAAACTTTCTCCTGTTGTTGGTTCGTGGTCGTTTTGAATGCGACGGACAAACTGCTTCACTGAATAACTGATATttctaaaccttttttttttttttagtcctTCCACTGCCACTGGCCAAACGGAAACTTGAAGCCGTTCATGTGCCTGAGTTGTTAAAGTTGGTCTGTTTGTACTTTAGTGTTTATGGACACGGAAGAAAATACATGACCATCAGTGCTAATCCTCAAAATGCTGTTCTATCAATGCACTTTAACTTCTGTTCACATGCGTGTCTGTACTAGTGaatattttttaatctgtgtAGATTTTTATCTTCAGTGTTTGCTTTGAAGTCTTTGTTGCACAAAACAGGATTTTAACTTGAATAGATGCACGTTTGCGACAAATGTACGGATTCAATTTACAGTTATTGCCTTTTTTCTACTGAAGCCAATTAAATGTTCCTCTGACTTCCTCAGGTTTACTGGTATGACTATttcatatattacatatttaaacatctgCAGAACACAAAATATGGTGCTTCagagtttgaaatgaaaaactgtgGCTGTAATAAACCTTCATTTAatgttgtttctgtctgaactCGTTCCAGTGGAGGACCTGGAGAGGAACGACGGCAGCGCAGAGCGGC is a window from the Hippoglossus hippoglossus isolate fHipHip1 chromosome 8, fHipHip1.pri, whole genome shotgun sequence genome containing:
- the LOC117765840 gene encoding choline transporter-like protein 2 isoform X1, giving the protein MPEEEEYFGKNGEPRKFDPTFKGPIHNRGCTDIVCCVLFSIAILGYVAVGILAWSQGDPRKVIYPTDSRGQFCGQAGTKLENKRDLFYFNIMKCASPMVLLEFQCPTTQMCVEKCPDKFMTLVKAYSNKKDFEYYKKFCQDGVTNKMGIPEILRLDLCPAMLMPSKPFTRRCFPALGQKGEVITVGNSSHFDDGSGKIRDAKDLLDGVKNATVVIEARQVVMKIFEDYTQSWYWILIGLVIAMLLSLLFIILLRFLAGIMVWVMIVLVILVIGYGIFHCSMEYVALKGEPGSNVTLQDLGFQTDFTVYLQIRQTWLAFIIILAIVEVIIILLLIFLRKRILIAIALIKEASRAIGHVMCSLFYPLFTFLLLAIVIAYWAVTAVFLSTSNEPIYKVFNETACEHTRTICEPANYSTSSMKTQCPDSQCLFAFYGGETIYHKYLIVLQFYNVFLFFWCANFVIGLGQMTLAGAFSSYYWASVKPDDMPAFPVFSSLGRSLRYHTGSLAFGSLILSIIQIIRVFLEYLDHKLKGTHNKFTKFLLCCLKCCFWCLEKCIKFLNRNAYIMVAIYGKNFCASAKDAFFLLMRNMIRVAVLDKVTDFLLFLGKLLIVGLVGVFAFFFFSGRVAAFENTAPNLHYYWVPILTVVVGSYLIANGFFSVYAMCVDTLFLCFCEDLERNDGSAARPYYMSSTLHEILWKNKAEDPPSSSSLQRDEEDVQMTERHTKEEDAAS
- the LOC117765840 gene encoding choline transporter-like protein 2 isoform X2, producing MELEEKPKYGEPRKFDPTFKGPIHNRGCTDIVCCVLFSIAILGYVAVGILAWSQGDPRKVIYPTDSRGQFCGQAGTKLENKRDLFYFNIMKCASPMVLLEFQCPTTQMCVEKCPDKFMTLVKAYSNKKDFEYYKKFCQDGVTNKMGIPEILRLDLCPAMLMPSKPFTRRCFPALGQKGEVITVGNSSHFDDGSGKIRDAKDLLDGVKNATVVIEARQVVMKIFEDYTQSWYWILIGLVIAMLLSLLFIILLRFLAGIMVWVMIVLVILVIGYGIFHCSMEYVALKGEPGSNVTLQDLGFQTDFTVYLQIRQTWLAFIIILAIVEVIIILLLIFLRKRILIAIALIKEASRAIGHVMCSLFYPLFTFLLLAIVIAYWAVTAVFLSTSNEPIYKVFNETACEHTRTICEPANYSTSSMKTQCPDSQCLFAFYGGETIYHKYLIVLQFYNVFLFFWCANFVIGLGQMTLAGAFSSYYWASVKPDDMPAFPVFSSLGRSLRYHTGSLAFGSLILSIIQIIRVFLEYLDHKLKGTHNKFTKFLLCCLKCCFWCLEKCIKFLNRNAYIMVAIYGKNFCASAKDAFFLLMRNMIRVAVLDKVTDFLLFLGKLLIVGLVGVFAFFFFSGRVAAFENTAPNLHYYWVPILTVVVGSYLIANGFFSVYAMCVDTLFLCFCEDLERNDGSAARPYYMSSTLHEILWKNKAEDPPSSSSLQRDEEDVQMTERHTKEEDAAS
- the LOC117765840 gene encoding choline transporter-like protein 2 isoform X4; this encodes MELEEKPKYGEPRKFDPTFKGPIHNRGCTDIVCCVLFSIAILGYVAVGILAWSQGDPRKVIYPTDSRGQFCGQAGTKLENKRDLFYFNIMKCASPMVLLEFQCPTTQMCVEKCPDKFMTLVKAYSNKKDFEYYKKFCQDGVTNKMGIPEILRLDLCPAMLMPSKPFTRRCFPALGQKGEVITVGNSSHFDDGSGKIRDAKDLLDGVKNATVVIEARQVVMKIFEDYTQSWYWILIGLVIAMLLSLLFIILLRFLAGIMVWVMIVLVILVIGYGIFHCSMEYVALKGEPGSNVTLQDLGFQTDFTVYLQIRQTWLAFIIILAIVEVIIILLLIFLRKRILIAIALIKEASRAIGHVMCSLFYPLFTFLLLAIVIAYWAVTAVFLSTSNEPIYKVFNETACEHTRTICEPANYSTSSMKTQCPDSQCLFAFYGGETIYHKYLIVLQFYNVFLFFWCANFVIGLGQMTLAGAFSSYYWASVKPDDMPAFPVFSSLGRSLRYHTGSLAFGSLILSIIQIIRVFLEYLDHKLKGTHNKFTKFLLCCLKCCFWCLEKCIKFLNRNAYIMVAIYGKNFCASAKDAFFLLMRNMIRVAVLDKVTDFLLFLGKLLIVGLVGVFAFFFFSGRVAAFENTAPNLHYYWVPILTVVVGSYLIANGFFSVYAMCVDTLFLCFLEDLERNDGSAERPYLMPESLRKVLNKRNKAQPAE
- the LOC117765840 gene encoding choline transporter-like protein 2 isoform X3 produces the protein MPEEEEYFGKNGEPRKFDPTFKGPIHNRGCTDIVCCVLFSIAILGYVAVGILAWSQGDPRKVIYPTDSRGQFCGQAGTKLENKRDLFYFNIMKCASPMVLLEFQCPTTQMCVEKCPDKFMTLVKAYSNKKDFEYYKKFCQDGVTNKMGIPEILRLDLCPAMLMPSKPFTRRCFPALGQKGEVITVGNSSHFDDGSGKIRDAKDLLDGVKNATVVIEARQVVMKIFEDYTQSWYWILIGLVIAMLLSLLFIILLRFLAGIMVWVMIVLVILVIGYGIFHCSMEYVALKGEPGSNVTLQDLGFQTDFTVYLQIRQTWLAFIIILAIVEVIIILLLIFLRKRILIAIALIKEASRAIGHVMCSLFYPLFTFLLLAIVIAYWAVTAVFLSTSNEPIYKVFNETACEHTRTICEPANYSTSSMKTQCPDSQCLFAFYGGETIYHKYLIVLQFYNVFLFFWCANFVIGLGQMTLAGAFSSYYWASVKPDDMPAFPVFSSLGRSLRYHTGSLAFGSLILSIIQIIRVFLEYLDHKLKGTHNKFTKFLLCCLKCCFWCLEKCIKFLNRNAYIMVAIYGKNFCASAKDAFFLLMRNMIRVAVLDKVTDFLLFLGKLLIVGLVGVFAFFFFSGRVAAFENTAPNLHYYWVPILTVVVGSYLIANGFFSVYAMCVDTLFLCFLEDLERNDGSAERPYLMPESLRKVLNKRNKAQPAE